A DNA window from Providencia huaxiensis contains the following coding sequences:
- the pepQ gene encoding Xaa-Pro dipeptidase, whose amino-acid sequence MEKLTALYAEHIKTLQNRTQQVLQRSKLDAILIHSGEPLRIFLDDSDYPFKVNPHFKAWVPVTDVPHSWLLVDGVNKPKLWFYSPVDYWHSVEPLPNSFWTKDIELIHLKNADDIKTFLTSLPKENVAYIGSATAKAESLGISLHNINPKPVLDYYHYHRSYKTDYELYCMREAQKMAVNGHLAALEAFRAGMSEFDINISYLQSTGHRDTNVPYGNIVALNENAAVLHYTKLQQTVPNELRSFLIDAGAEYNGYAADITRTYAAKGKDEFAELVADVNTEQLALIDTIKAGVRYTDYHVDMHHRIAKILIKHDIIKGISEESMVESGLTTPFLPHGLGHPLGLQVHDAAGFMQDDSGTHLAAPKMYPFLRCTRVLEPKMVLTIEPGLYFIESLLSEWRNGEFSQYFNWDKIEFFKPYGGIRIEDNIVIHANRIENMTRDLHLR is encoded by the coding sequence ATGGAAAAACTGACTGCACTCTACGCTGAACATATTAAAACGTTACAAAACAGAACTCAGCAAGTTTTACAGCGCAGCAAATTAGATGCCATATTGATTCATTCAGGTGAACCCCTACGCATCTTTCTTGATGATAGCGACTATCCGTTTAAAGTTAACCCTCATTTTAAAGCGTGGGTACCTGTCACCGATGTTCCACATTCATGGCTATTAGTTGATGGCGTAAATAAACCTAAACTATGGTTTTATTCCCCTGTTGACTATTGGCATAGTGTTGAGCCACTTCCGAACAGTTTTTGGACTAAAGATATTGAATTAATCCATTTAAAAAATGCGGATGACATTAAAACCTTCCTAACAAGTCTACCGAAAGAAAATGTGGCTTATATTGGTTCGGCAACTGCAAAAGCTGAGTCGTTAGGGATTTCGCTACATAATATCAATCCCAAACCTGTTTTAGATTACTATCATTATCATCGTTCTTATAAAACCGATTATGAACTTTACTGCATGCGTGAAGCGCAAAAAATGGCAGTAAATGGGCACCTTGCCGCTCTCGAAGCATTCCGTGCAGGTATGAGTGAGTTTGATATTAATATTAGTTATTTACAATCAACTGGGCATCGAGATACCAATGTCCCTTATGGTAACATTGTTGCGCTGAACGAAAACGCAGCGGTATTGCATTACACTAAGCTACAGCAAACTGTGCCGAATGAATTGCGTAGCTTCCTTATTGATGCAGGAGCTGAATATAACGGTTATGCTGCTGATATTACGAGAACTTATGCGGCAAAAGGGAAGGATGAATTTGCTGAATTAGTTGCGGATGTCAATACAGAACAGCTCGCTTTAATTGATACAATCAAGGCGGGTGTACGCTATACAGACTATCATGTAGATATGCATCATAGGATTGCTAAAATACTGATTAAACATGATATTATTAAAGGTATTAGCGAAGAGTCAATGGTGGAAAGTGGCTTAACAACGCCATTTTTGCCTCATGGTTTAGGGCACCCGCTTGGGTTACAAGTTCATGATGCTGCTGGCTTTATGCAAGATGACAGCGGTACACATCTTGCGGCTCCTAAAATGTATCCATTCTTACGATGTACTCGTGTTTTAGAACCTAAAATGGTGTTAACTATTGAACCTGGGCTCTACTTCATTGAATCTCTATTATCTGAGTGGCGAAATGGGGAGTTTAGCCAGTATTTTAATTGGGATAAAATTGAGTTTTTCAAACCTTACGGTGGGATCCGTATTGAAGACAATATCGTGATCCACGCAAATCGTATTGAAAATATGACTCGAGACTTACATTTACGTTAA
- the fre gene encoding NAD(P)H-flavin reductase produces the protein MATLSCKVTSVESITDTVYRVILLPDGPFHFKAGQYLMVVMDERDKRPFSMASTPNNKETIELHIGASEINLYAMAVMDRILDQKRINIDIPHGKAWFRENSSNAMILIAGGTGFSYTHSVLLAALAENPNRDITFYWGGRQLEHLYDLGELQALSENYPNLKITPVVEQPDELWRGRTGTVLSAVLEDFGDLSSHDIYIAGRFEMAKIARERFCNERGAKLEQLFGDAYEFI, from the coding sequence ATGGCAACTTTAAGCTGTAAAGTAACATCTGTTGAATCTATCACGGATACGGTTTATCGGGTGATTTTGTTGCCAGATGGTCCTTTTCATTTTAAAGCAGGCCAATATTTAATGGTCGTGATGGATGAGCGTGACAAACGACCATTTTCAATGGCTTCTACTCCAAATAATAAAGAAACTATCGAATTACATATTGGTGCTTCTGAGATTAATTTATACGCAATGGCTGTAATGGATCGAATTCTGGATCAGAAACGTATAAATATTGACATTCCTCACGGTAAAGCTTGGTTTCGGGAAAATAGCAGTAACGCAATGATTTTAATTGCAGGTGGAACAGGTTTTTCCTATACCCACTCAGTATTGCTTGCGGCGTTAGCTGAAAACCCAAATCGTGACATAACTTTCTATTGGGGCGGTCGTCAATTGGAGCACTTATACGATCTTGGTGAATTGCAGGCCCTCAGTGAAAACTATCCTAATTTAAAGATCACCCCTGTTGTTGAGCAACCAGACGAACTATGGCGTGGTAGAACAGGAACAGTCCTGAGCGCAGTATTAGAAGATTTTGGCGATTTGTCCAGTCATGATATCTATATTGCAGGTCGTTTTGAAATGGCGAAAATAGCGAGAGAACGGTTTTGTAATGAGCGCGGAGCTAAATTGGAGCAGTTATTCGGTGATGCTTACGAATTCATTTAA
- the ubiD gene encoding 4-hydroxy-3-polyprenylbenzoate decarboxylase — translation MKYRDLRDFISQLEKQGELKRITMEVDPYLEMTEIADRTLRAGGPALLFENPKGYNMPVLCNLFGTTKRVAMGMGQEDIKALHDVGKLLAFLKEPDPPKGFRDLFDKLPKFKQVLNMPAKRLSSAPCQEQIWAGEDVDLTKIPVMHCWPEDAAPLITWGLTVTKGPHKERQNLGIYRQQVLGKNKVIMRWLSHRGGALDFQEWCQAHPGEKFPVAVALGADPATILGAVTPVPDTLSEYAFAGLLRGNKTEVVKCISNDLEVPAGAEIILEGYIEPGEMAPEGPYGDHTGYYNEIDNFPVFTVTHVTQRRDAIYHSTYTGRPPDEPAVLGEALNEVLVPILQKQFPEIVDFYLPPEGCSYRLAVVTMKKQYAGHAKRVMMGVWSYLRQFMYTKFVIVCDDDINARDWKDVIWAITTRMDPARDTVMMENTPIDYLDFASPVSGLGSKMGLDATNKWPGETDREWGRPIVMTESVKSRIDDIWEQLNIFDKK, via the coding sequence ATGAAATACCGTGACCTTAGAGATTTCATCTCGCAACTTGAAAAACAAGGCGAGTTAAAACGTATTACAATGGAAGTCGATCCCTATTTGGAAATGACCGAAATTGCAGATCGCACACTAAGAGCAGGGGGACCGGCCCTATTATTTGAAAATCCCAAAGGCTATAACATGCCTGTCTTGTGTAACCTGTTTGGCACAACTAAACGTGTTGCGATGGGAATGGGGCAAGAGGACATAAAAGCTTTACATGATGTAGGCAAATTACTCGCTTTTCTGAAAGAGCCCGATCCTCCGAAAGGCTTTCGTGACCTTTTCGATAAACTACCAAAATTCAAGCAAGTGCTGAACATGCCTGCAAAACGGCTAAGTTCTGCTCCTTGTCAGGAACAAATTTGGGCTGGTGAAGACGTTGATCTGACAAAAATTCCAGTTATGCATTGTTGGCCAGAAGATGCCGCACCTTTAATCACATGGGGGTTGACAGTCACTAAGGGCCCACATAAAGAAAGGCAAAATTTAGGTATTTATCGCCAGCAAGTTCTTGGAAAAAATAAAGTCATTATGCGTTGGCTATCTCATCGCGGTGGCGCTTTGGATTTTCAAGAGTGGTGCCAAGCTCATCCAGGCGAAAAATTTCCTGTTGCAGTCGCTCTTGGCGCAGATCCGGCAACTATTTTAGGTGCGGTAACACCAGTCCCTGACACATTATCTGAATATGCTTTTGCGGGGTTATTGCGTGGCAATAAAACCGAGGTTGTTAAATGCATATCGAATGACCTTGAAGTTCCCGCTGGCGCTGAAATTATTTTAGAAGGGTATATTGAGCCGGGCGAAATGGCCCCTGAAGGCCCTTATGGTGATCATACAGGTTATTATAATGAAATCGATAATTTCCCTGTATTTACCGTGACTCATGTGACTCAGCGTCGTGATGCAATTTATCACTCAACCTATACAGGAAGACCACCCGATGAGCCTGCAGTATTAGGGGAGGCGTTAAACGAGGTCCTTGTCCCTATTCTTCAAAAGCAATTCCCTGAAATTGTTGATTTTTATCTTCCTCCAGAAGGGTGCTCGTATCGTCTTGCCGTTGTGACAATGAAAAAACAATATGCAGGACATGCCAAAAGGGTCATGATGGGGGTCTGGTCATACCTGCGCCAATTCATGTACACTAAATTTGTTATTGTTTGTGATGATGATATTAATGCACGGGACTGGAAAGATGTTATCTGGGCAATTACAACTCGGATGGACCCTGCCCGTGACACAGTGATGATGGAAAACACACCAATAGATTATCTCGACTTCGCTTCTCCTGTCTCAGGGTTAGGTTCAAAAATGGGACTTGATGCTACCAATAAATGGCCTGGTGAGACAGATCGTGAGTGGGGGCGTCCTATCGTAATGACAGAGAGCGTTAAATCTCGCATTGATGATATTTGGGAACAATTAAATATTTTTGATAAAAAATAA
- the tatB gene encoding Sec-independent protein translocase protein TatB, with the protein MFDIGFSELLLIAVIGLVVLGPERLPVAVRTVAGWIRAMRSMAANVQNELTQELKLQELQDTLKKVEEKANLEALSPELKQSMEELRTAAQSLKSGYQETTNDIETELNKAKEITDSYDSAVKEAKDNTQQPEESDPNPEHAAKMAAVVEDEKPEDSTAVKTVGSLEANVKNSNQTESEK; encoded by the coding sequence GTGTTTGACATAGGTTTTAGTGAACTGTTGCTTATTGCAGTTATTGGTCTCGTTGTATTAGGCCCTGAGCGATTACCAGTGGCAGTGAGAACTGTCGCTGGGTGGATCCGTGCGATGCGTTCTATGGCTGCAAATGTACAAAATGAGTTAACGCAAGAGTTAAAATTGCAGGAACTACAGGACACGCTGAAAAAGGTTGAAGAAAAGGCTAATTTAGAAGCACTTTCTCCTGAACTTAAGCAGTCCATGGAAGAATTGCGTACAGCTGCACAATCGCTTAAAAGCGGCTACCAAGAGACAACCAATGATATTGAAACAGAGTTAAACAAAGCAAAAGAGATCACTGACAGTTACGATAGTGCTGTAAAGGAAGCGAAAGATAATACTCAGCAACCTGAGGAGTCTGATCCAAACCCTGAACATGCAGCGAAAATGGCTGCCGTTGTTGAGGATGAAAAACCGGAAGATTCAACAGCTGTAAAAACAGTAGGATCACTCGAAGCTAACGTAAAAAACTCTAATCAAACTGAAAGTGAAAAATAA
- the fadB gene encoding fatty acid oxidation complex subunit alpha FadB, protein MLYQSDTIYIQWLKQGIAELVFNSPGPINKLDTHTVASLDEAVSVLEQQTELQGVIFRSDKSAFIVGADIKEFLSLFEASKETLSDWLHYANSIFNRIEDLPVPTICAINGYALGGGCECVLSTDFRIASPDARIGLPETKLGIMPGFGGSVRLPRLIGLDSALEIITAGKDVDASQALKLGLIDAIVSTEALAHSALQVIESAITGAFNWQKKRQPKLNPLQLKPIEQTMSFNVAKGMVYKVAGKHYPAPMAAVNTIEKAANCTRDKALKHETAAFVPLAHSDVARALVNIFLNDQQVKSNSKKVAQHVDIPTHATVLGAGIMGGGIAYQSASKGVPVLMKDINVKSLDLGIEEAQKLLNNQFERGKITAAKMAATLSSIHPSLSYNGVENSQIVVEAVVENPKVKAAVLSEVESLVTTETILASNTSTIPISTLAKSLKRPENFCGMHFFNPVHRMPLVEIIRGEQTSDNTVAKVVAYANKMGKTPIVVNDCPGFFVNRVLFPYFAGFNLLLQDGADFREIDKVMEKEFGWPMGPAYLLDVVGIDTAFHAEQVMAQGFPERMGKNGKNAIDVMYEQQRFGQKNGQGFYQYEKDKKGKPKKIDDPRTDELLATICPTKRTFTKEEIIARMMAPMINEVVRCLEEGIIQSPSDADIALVYGLGFPPFRGGVFCYLDTLGSQSYLKTTESLQHLSPLYHAPSGLKEKAATNARYYPQPPVVAIDVKKVARG, encoded by the coding sequence ATGCTTTATCAAAGTGACACTATCTATATTCAATGGTTGAAACAAGGGATTGCAGAACTGGTTTTTAACTCACCAGGGCCAATTAACAAATTGGATACCCACACCGTTGCTTCACTTGATGAAGCCGTGTCTGTTCTTGAGCAACAAACCGAGCTGCAAGGTGTAATTTTCCGCTCTGATAAATCCGCTTTTATTGTTGGTGCTGATATCAAAGAGTTTCTTTCACTCTTTGAAGCATCAAAAGAAACGCTAAGTGATTGGTTGCACTACGCTAACAGTATTTTTAATCGCATTGAAGACCTGCCTGTTCCAACGATTTGTGCCATTAATGGCTATGCATTAGGTGGTGGCTGTGAATGTGTTTTATCCACTGATTTTCGCATCGCTTCACCTGATGCTCGAATTGGGCTTCCTGAAACAAAACTTGGGATCATGCCTGGATTTGGTGGGTCTGTTCGTCTACCTCGATTAATTGGTTTAGATAGCGCATTAGAAATTATTACTGCAGGTAAAGATGTCGATGCCTCTCAAGCTTTAAAACTTGGCCTTATTGACGCGATTGTTAGTACAGAAGCTCTCGCACACTCAGCACTGCAAGTTATTGAATCTGCAATCACCGGGGCCTTCAATTGGCAGAAGAAACGCCAACCTAAACTTAATCCTCTACAATTGAAACCTATTGAGCAAACGATGAGTTTCAATGTCGCTAAGGGGATGGTGTACAAGGTTGCTGGCAAACACTATCCAGCCCCTATGGCTGCTGTGAATACGATAGAAAAAGCAGCAAACTGCACTCGTGATAAGGCATTGAAGCATGAAACAGCTGCATTTGTTCCTCTAGCGCATAGTGATGTTGCACGTGCTTTAGTGAATATTTTTCTAAATGACCAACAAGTTAAATCAAACAGTAAAAAAGTCGCACAACATGTTGATATTCCAACACATGCTACAGTATTAGGTGCAGGGATTATGGGCGGTGGCATTGCTTATCAATCAGCCAGTAAAGGCGTGCCAGTCTTAATGAAGGATATTAATGTTAAGTCATTAGACTTAGGGATTGAAGAAGCGCAAAAGCTATTAAATAATCAGTTTGAGCGTGGAAAAATTACAGCTGCGAAAATGGCAGCAACCTTATCATCAATTCATCCCTCATTATCTTACAACGGGGTGGAAAATAGCCAAATCGTCGTAGAAGCCGTTGTTGAGAACCCGAAAGTCAAAGCTGCTGTATTATCTGAAGTTGAATCCTTAGTAACAACAGAAACCATACTGGCTTCAAATACTTCAACGATTCCAATTTCAACCCTCGCAAAATCACTAAAACGCCCAGAAAATTTCTGCGGCATGCACTTTTTTAACCCAGTGCATCGGATGCCATTAGTCGAAATTATCCGAGGAGAACAAACTTCTGATAACACGGTTGCTAAGGTTGTTGCCTACGCCAATAAAATGGGTAAAACCCCTATTGTTGTCAATGATTGCCCTGGCTTCTTTGTTAACCGAGTACTTTTTCCTTATTTTGCAGGCTTTAATTTGCTGCTACAAGATGGAGCTGACTTTAGAGAAATAGATAAAGTCATGGAAAAAGAGTTTGGCTGGCCAATGGGGCCTGCTTATCTCCTTGATGTCGTTGGTATTGATACCGCTTTTCATGCGGAACAAGTTATGGCCCAAGGTTTTCCTGAAAGGATGGGGAAAAACGGAAAAAATGCCATCGATGTAATGTATGAACAACAACGATTTGGCCAAAAGAATGGCCAAGGGTTTTATCAATATGAAAAAGATAAAAAAGGGAAACCGAAAAAAATTGATGACCCTCGGACTGATGAATTACTTGCTACTATTTGCCCAACAAAGCGCACTTTCACCAAAGAAGAAATTATTGCTCGAATGATGGCTCCCATGATTAACGAAGTTGTTCGTTGCTTAGAGGAAGGTATCATTCAAAGCCCTTCAGATGCAGATATTGCTTTAGTTTATGGTTTAGGTTTTCCACCATTTAGAGGGGGAGTATTCTGCTATTTAGATACCTTAGGTAGCCAGTCTTACTTGAAAACGACGGAATCTTTGCAGCACTTAAGCCCGCTATATCACGCGCCTAGTGGCTTAAAAGAAAAAGCGGCTACCAATGCAAGATATTACCCACAGCCACCTGTCGTGGCGATTGATGTCAAAAAAGTTGCGAGAGGTTAA
- the tatC gene encoding Sec-independent protein translocase subunit TatC produces the protein MAVNDTQPLISHLIELRKRLLNCLITVLIVFAALAYFSNDIYRLVAAPLIDKLPVGSQMSATDVASTFFTPIKLTMMVSVFVSIPVILYQIWAFIAPALYKHERKLMLPLLVSSSFLFYLGMAFAYFVVFPLAFGFFVKTTPDSVNFIPDISKYLSFVMTLFMAFGAAFEVPIAIILLCWTGVTTPESLKRKRPYILVGAFIVGMFLTPPDVLSQTLLAVPMYLLFELGVLLSNFYVGKGRNRQEGAEEEEKEES, from the coding sequence ATGGCTGTAAATGATACACAACCACTTATTAGCCACCTCATTGAACTTCGCAAACGGCTGCTAAACTGTTTAATTACAGTTTTAATTGTTTTTGCTGCCCTTGCTTATTTTTCAAATGATATCTATCGGCTGGTAGCAGCCCCTTTGATTGATAAGCTGCCAGTAGGTTCGCAAATGAGTGCGACGGATGTGGCGTCAACATTCTTTACCCCAATTAAATTGACAATGATGGTATCGGTTTTTGTATCGATCCCAGTTATTCTCTATCAAATTTGGGCTTTTATTGCGCCCGCCTTATACAAGCATGAACGCAAACTCATGTTGCCTTTGCTTGTTTCAAGTAGCTTCTTGTTTTATTTGGGAATGGCATTTGCCTACTTCGTTGTTTTTCCGCTCGCATTTGGTTTCTTTGTTAAAACGACCCCGGATAGCGTCAACTTTATTCCTGATATCAGTAAATACCTTAGCTTTGTCATGACATTATTCATGGCTTTCGGTGCAGCATTTGAAGTACCTATTGCAATTATTTTACTGTGTTGGACTGGTGTGACTACACCGGAATCACTGAAACGTAAACGTCCTTATATTTTAGTCGGGGCATTTATTGTTGGGATGTTTTTAACACCGCCAGATGTACTCTCTCAAACTTTACTTGCTGTTCCAATGTATTTGCTTTTTGAACTCGGTGTCTTGCTATCCAATTTCTATGTTGGCAAAGGCAGAAATCGACAAGAAGGGGCAGAGGAAGAAGAAAAAGAAGAGTCCTGA
- the fadA gene encoding acetyl-CoA C-acyltransferase FadA: MENVVIIDGIRTPMGRSKGGVFRHVRAEDLSAHLMNAIFERNPNASKKELDDIIWGCVQQTLEQGFNVAKNAALLTDIPHTVPAVTVNRLCGSSMQAIHDASRLIMTGDAKSVLIGGVEHMGHVPMTHGIDFNPKLTLHVAKAAGAMGLTAEMLAKMYKISREEQDAFALRSHQLAALATEKGKFNNEIVPISGHDATGNLISVNYDEVIRFDANLQGLAALRPAFDPVSGTVTAGNSSALSDGASAMLLTSESYATQQGIKPRAKIRAMAVVGCDPSIMGFGPVPASELALKRAGLTLNDIDIIELNEAFAAQSIACLKGLKLSENQLDDKVNLSGGAIALGHPLGCSGARISTALLNHLEQNDKQFGLATMCIGFGQGIATIIERV, encoded by the coding sequence ATGGAAAATGTCGTCATTATTGATGGAATACGTACACCAATGGGCCGTTCAAAAGGTGGGGTATTTCGCCATGTTAGAGCTGAAGACCTTTCTGCACACCTCATGAATGCAATTTTTGAACGTAATCCAAACGCAAGTAAAAAAGAATTGGATGACATTATCTGGGGTTGTGTTCAGCAAACACTGGAACAAGGGTTTAATGTTGCTAAAAATGCAGCATTGCTCACGGATATTCCTCATACAGTTCCAGCAGTTACAGTAAATCGCCTTTGTGGTTCATCAATGCAAGCAATACATGATGCGAGTCGGTTAATTATGACGGGTGATGCAAAATCTGTACTCATTGGTGGGGTGGAGCATATGGGCCACGTACCAATGACTCATGGTATAGATTTCAACCCTAAGCTGACTTTACACGTTGCTAAAGCCGCAGGCGCTATGGGTCTAACCGCTGAAATGCTTGCCAAAATGTATAAGATTAGCCGAGAAGAGCAAGATGCGTTTGCGTTACGGTCTCACCAACTTGCTGCCTTAGCGACGGAAAAAGGGAAGTTCAATAACGAAATCGTCCCAATTAGTGGCCATGATGCCACAGGTAACCTCATTTCAGTCAATTATGATGAAGTGATTCGTTTTGACGCAAATCTCCAAGGTTTAGCCGCTCTTCGCCCCGCTTTTGACCCTGTTAGTGGAACGGTAACCGCAGGTAATTCATCTGCTCTGTCTGATGGTGCTTCTGCGATGTTACTGACTAGCGAAAGTTATGCCACGCAGCAAGGAATTAAGCCACGAGCCAAAATACGCGCAATGGCCGTTGTTGGCTGTGACCCATCAATCATGGGATTTGGGCCTGTGCCAGCAAGTGAACTCGCTTTGAAACGCGCAGGACTAACTTTAAATGATATTGATATTATTGAATTAAACGAAGCTTTTGCGGCGCAATCTATTGCCTGTCTAAAAGGCTTGAAGCTATCAGAAAACCAATTAGATGATAAAGTAAATCTCAGCGGAGGGGCTATTGCACTTGGCCATCCGTTGGGGTGTTCAGGAGCAAGAATTTCAACAGCTTTGCTTAATCATTTAGAACAAAACGATAAACAATTTGGTTTAGCCACCATGTGCATCGGGTTCGGCCAAGGTATAGCCACAATTATTGAACGAGTTTAA
- a CDS encoding IMPACT family protein, giving the protein MKPYLIPAETISFTEEIKKSQFITYLAHTDGIDAAKDYIQSIKAQYPDARHHCWAFVAGRPDDSQKLGFSDDGEPTGTAGKPIMAQLLGSNLGEVTCVVVRYFGGIKLGTGGLVKAYGNGVQQALRILPTKTKVPQKIFNLVCDYSLINAIEQLLAQVNGTVLHSDYNETVSLQIAIPATLEQEVNDKLRDISRGALALTPESE; this is encoded by the coding sequence ATGAAACCTTATTTAATACCGGCTGAAACTATTTCTTTTACAGAAGAGATCAAAAAAAGCCAATTTATTACGTATTTAGCTCATACAGATGGTATTGACGCGGCAAAAGATTATATTCAATCAATTAAAGCTCAATACCCAGATGCCCGGCACCATTGCTGGGCATTTGTCGCTGGTCGGCCTGATGATTCACAAAAGTTGGGGTTCTCTGATGACGGAGAACCAACTGGAACAGCAGGAAAACCCATTATGGCGCAACTATTAGGTAGCAACCTAGGGGAGGTTACCTGTGTTGTTGTGCGTTATTTTGGTGGGATAAAACTGGGAACGGGTGGGCTCGTTAAAGCCTATGGAAATGGTGTCCAGCAAGCATTAAGAATATTACCGACAAAGACAAAAGTACCACAAAAAATCTTTAATTTAGTGTGTGACTATTCGTTGATTAATGCGATTGAACAACTCCTTGCTCAGGTGAATGGCACGGTTTTGCACAGTGATTATAATGAAACTGTCTCTTTACAAATTGCAATTCCTGCTACTCTTGAGCAGGAGGTCAATGATAAATTACGCGATATAAGTCGTGGGGCCTTAGCGCTCACGCCAGAATCGGAATAG
- the pepE gene encoding dipeptidase PepE, with protein MDIFLLSNGKLPGNPVWLSYALPRIKEMIARKNIKSAVLVPYAVLRGSHDERAEQLSEALGIKVTTIEHFSSPVEAIEQAECILVSGGNTWWLNKCLHENGLIVAIQRAVRERGVPYIGWSAGCNVATPSIRTTNDMPVSNAAIMPSLGLFPLQINPHYIDAHISGHMGETRDERLQEFCVINPHEVVVALREGSGLQIKGNELHYFSGKDEGFKLFQHNKTFSEQFDTLLLEKLVPFDCQ; from the coding sequence ATGGATATCTTTTTGTTGAGTAACGGTAAGCTACCAGGCAACCCTGTATGGCTTAGCTACGCCTTACCTCGAATCAAAGAAATGATTGCTCGTAAGAACATAAAGTCAGCAGTTTTGGTTCCTTATGCGGTTCTTCGAGGTTCACATGATGAGAGAGCTGAACAACTTTCGGAAGCGTTGGGAATAAAAGTTACGACAATTGAGCACTTTTCTAGCCCTGTAGAAGCGATTGAGCAGGCTGAATGTATTCTTGTCAGTGGTGGTAATACTTGGTGGCTGAATAAATGCCTACATGAGAATGGGTTGATCGTTGCTATTCAACGTGCGGTTCGTGAGCGTGGTGTGCCATATATCGGCTGGAGTGCAGGATGCAATGTAGCAACTCCAAGTATCCGTACTACGAATGATATGCCTGTTAGTAATGCTGCAATTATGCCATCTCTGGGGCTATTTCCATTACAAATTAACCCTCATTATATTGATGCTCATATTTCTGGTCATATGGGCGAAACTCGTGATGAACGATTACAAGAATTTTGTGTGATTAATCCTCATGAAGTTGTTGTTGCGCTAAGGGAGGGAAGTGGGTTACAAATTAAAGGTAATGAACTTCATTATTTCAGCGGAAAAGATGAAGGTTTTAAACTATTTCAGCATAATAAAACATTCTCAGAACAATTTGATACTTTACTATTAGAAAAATTAGTCCCTTTTGATTGCCAGTAA
- the rfaH gene encoding transcription/translation regulatory transformer protein RfaH, with the protein MEKWYLLYCKRGQIERAMEHLNRQNVICMTPMTEMEKVVRGKRTTVQEALFPNYLFVKFDHNEIHTTTVQSTRGVSHFIRFGQLPVEVPEKIIELLQQTPISYTVAPDMPKHGDQVTITEGIFAGVQAIFDEPNGEYRSILLLNILNKSVPKVVDNTQFKKNTD; encoded by the coding sequence ATGGAAAAATGGTATTTGCTTTACTGCAAACGAGGGCAAATTGAGCGTGCTATGGAGCATTTAAACCGACAGAATGTTATTTGTATGACGCCCATGACTGAAATGGAAAAAGTGGTTAGAGGGAAAAGAACGACTGTGCAAGAAGCGCTGTTCCCAAATTACTTATTTGTGAAATTTGATCACAACGAAATTCATACAACAACAGTCCAATCAACAAGAGGGGTCAGCCATTTTATTCGTTTTGGCCAATTGCCAGTGGAAGTCCCCGAAAAAATTATTGAGCTTCTACAACAAACTCCCATTAGTTATACCGTTGCACCAGATATGCCAAAGCATGGTGATCAGGTTACAATTACGGAAGGTATTTTTGCGGGTGTACAAGCTATTTTTGATGAGCCTAATGGTGAATATCGTTCTATTCTTTTACTGAATATTTTAAATAAAAGCGTACCAAAAGTAGTTGATAACACACAGTTTAAAAAAAATACAGATTGA